In Desulfarculaceae bacterium, the following are encoded in one genomic region:
- a CDS encoding transpeptidase family protein, translating into MTPRKQKDPRRWMRLRLWMVGGCFVLAGAVLAGRAVDLQVFQSSFLSAKAQKEIMREVEVAPNRGIIYDRNQVELALSLETDSVYARPVDVKDPVSEGRQLAKALGLPPKGVIKRLKGKRHFVWIERQVDPAQAEAVKALGYKSVGLVGEPRRFYPYTSLASHIIGFAGTEAKGLEGLERQYDKALTGQGRRITKARDALGRPFWLAGQPLTASPQGVDLILTIDKSLQYQVEKILAATVSRWKAAGGQAVVMAPATGEILALASVPTFNPNVYQDYPRENYRNRVVTDPYEPGSTFKLFMAAAALASGKVTLDQRFDCENGAWSVGGRVIHDTHPHGKLNLGEIVKFSSNIGVAKVAEAVGPEGFYATLKGFGFGRSSGVDLPGESRGILRPARTWKPVEMANIAFGQGVAVTPLQLTAAVGAIANNGVLMRPFVVKAMVDGSGHLVAETQPQVRGRALAPTEARLLTRMMVGVTEPGGTGERIKVPPFKVAGKTGTAQKLKPEGGYSHSEYMSSFVGFVPADDPRAVILVVIDTPKGRHYGGTVAGPAWAAIAKAALKTLGVHRAPEQPELIQVRREAPAPAAPAAPGAETAKALAQGKAPDLSGLTLRQVLALAGRAGLKVEASGWGRVASQSPPPGASLKGAEALKVRLAPPTGGA; encoded by the coding sequence ATGACCCCGCGCAAGCAAAAAGACCCCCGCCGCTGGATGCGCCTGCGTCTGTGGATGGTGGGCGGCTGCTTTGTCCTGGCCGGCGCGGTGCTGGCCGGGCGGGCGGTGGATTTGCAAGTTTTCCAAAGCAGCTTCCTGAGCGCCAAGGCCCAGAAGGAGATCATGCGCGAGGTGGAGGTGGCTCCCAACCGGGGGATCATCTACGACCGCAACCAGGTGGAGCTGGCCCTGAGCCTGGAGACCGATAGCGTGTACGCCCGGCCGGTGGACGTGAAAGACCCGGTCAGCGAGGGCCGCCAACTGGCCAAGGCCTTGGGCCTGCCCCCCAAAGGGGTGATCAAGCGCCTGAAGGGCAAGCGCCACTTCGTGTGGATCGAGCGCCAGGTGGACCCGGCCCAAGCCGAGGCGGTCAAGGCGCTGGGTTACAAGTCCGTGGGCCTGGTGGGCGAGCCCCGCCGCTTCTACCCCTACACCAGCCTGGCCAGCCATATCATCGGCTTCGCTGGAACCGAGGCCAAGGGCCTGGAGGGCCTGGAGCGCCAGTACGACAAGGCCCTCACCGGCCAGGGACGCCGCATCACCAAGGCCCGCGACGCTCTGGGCCGCCCCTTCTGGCTGGCGGGCCAGCCCCTGACCGCCTCGCCCCAGGGCGTGGACCTCATCCTGACCATCGACAAGTCGCTGCAATACCAGGTGGAGAAGATACTGGCCGCGACGGTGAGCCGCTGGAAGGCGGCGGGCGGCCAGGCGGTGGTCATGGCCCCGGCCACGGGCGAAATTTTGGCCCTGGCCTCGGTGCCCACCTTCAATCCCAACGTGTACCAGGACTACCCCCGCGAGAACTACCGCAACCGGGTGGTCACCGACCCCTACGAGCCGGGCAGCACCTTCAAGCTGTTCATGGCCGCCGCCGCCCTGGCCTCGGGCAAGGTGACCCTGGACCAGCGCTTCGACTGCGAGAACGGGGCCTGGAGCGTGGGCGGCCGGGTCATCCACGACACCCACCCCCACGGCAAGCTGAACCTCGGCGAGATCGTCAAGTTCTCCTCCAACATCGGCGTGGCCAAGGTGGCCGAGGCAGTGGGGCCGGAGGGGTTCTACGCCACCCTCAAGGGCTTCGGCTTCGGCCGGTCCTCCGGGGTGGACCTGCCCGGCGAGTCGCGGGGCATCCTGCGCCCGGCCCGCACCTGGAAGCCGGTGGAGATGGCCAACATCGCCTTTGGCCAGGGCGTGGCGGTGACGCCCTTGCAGCTCACCGCCGCGGTGGGGGCCATCGCCAACAACGGCGTGTTGATGCGCCCCTTCGTGGTCAAGGCCATGGTGGACGGCTCGGGGCACCTGGTGGCCGAGACCCAGCCCCAGGTGCGGGGCCGCGCCCTGGCCCCCACCGAGGCCCGCCTGCTCACCCGGATGATGGTCGGGGTCACCGAGCCCGGCGGCACCGGCGAGCGCATCAAGGTGCCGCCCTTCAAGGTGGCCGGCAAGACCGGCACCGCCCAGAAACTCAAGCCCGAGGGCGGCTACAGCCACAGCGAGTACATGTCCAGCTTCGTGGGCTTTGTGCCCGCCGACGACCCCCGGGCGGTGATCCTGGTGGTGATCGACACGCCCAAGGGCCGCCACTACGGCGGCACCGTGGCCGGTCCGGCCTGGGCGGCCATTGCCAAGGCCGCGCTCAAGACCCTGGGGGTGCACCGCGCCCCGGAGCAGCCCGAGCTGATTCAGGTGCGCCGCGAGGCCCCCGCCCCGGCCGCGCCCGCCGCGCCCGGCGCGGAGACCGCCAAGGCCCTGGCCCAAGGCAAGGCCCCGGATTTGAGCGGGCTCACCCTCAGGCAAGTGCTGGCCCTGGCCGGCCGCGCGGGGCTAAAGGTCGAGGCCTCCGGCTGGGGCCGAGTGGCCTCCCAGAGCCCCCCGCCCGGCGCTTCCCTCAAGGGAGCCGAGGCGCTCAAGGTGCGCCTGGCCCCGCCCACGGGAGGCGCGTGA
- the rsmH gene encoding 16S rRNA (cytosine(1402)-N(4))-methyltransferase RsmH, with protein sequence MDQSHRPVMLAEVVRVLNPRPGCLYVDGTLGAAGHAEAVLAASSPDGLLLGLDRDPRALSLARERLAGYGDRVRLVQATFDHMGEELQRWGRGSADGALLDLGVSSMQLDDQGRGFSFRRDEALDMRMGQDGPTAADLLASLDHGELASLFKRLGEESLAGRIATALVRARAAEPIATTGRLASLVEEAMPMAERRKRKTHPATKVFQALRLAVNDELGMLDRFLDQAPRLFNPGGRLAVLSYHSLEDRRVKRAISAWADPCTCPPEIAVCLCGKKPLFKPLGKLGRPGEEEVASNPRARSARLRAAVRTEATA encoded by the coding sequence ATGGACCAGAGCCACCGGCCGGTGATGCTGGCCGAGGTGGTGAGGGTCCTGAACCCCCGCCCCGGCTGCCTCTATGTGGACGGCACGCTGGGCGCGGCCGGACACGCCGAGGCGGTCCTGGCCGCCAGCAGCCCCGACGGGCTTCTGCTGGGCCTGGACCGCGACCCCCGAGCCCTCTCCTTGGCCCGGGAGCGGCTGGCCGGATACGGCGACCGGGTGCGTTTGGTGCAGGCGACCTTCGATCACATGGGCGAGGAGCTTCAGCGCTGGGGCCGGGGATCGGCCGACGGCGCGCTGTTGGACTTGGGGGTCAGCTCCATGCAGCTTGACGACCAGGGCCGCGGCTTCTCCTTCCGCCGCGACGAGGCCCTGGACATGCGCATGGGCCAGGACGGCCCCACCGCCGCGGACCTTTTGGCCTCCCTGGACCATGGCGAGCTGGCCTCGCTGTTCAAGCGCCTGGGCGAGGAGAGCCTGGCCGGGCGCATCGCCACCGCTTTGGTGCGGGCCCGCGCCGCCGAGCCCATCGCCACCACCGGCCGCCTGGCTTCGCTGGTTGAAGAGGCCATGCCCATGGCCGAGCGCAGGAAGCGCAAGACCCACCCGGCCACCAAGGTCTTCCAGGCTTTGCGCCTGGCGGTCAACGACGAGCTGGGCATGTTGGATCGATTTTTGGACCAGGCCCCGCGCCTGTTCAACCCGGGAGGCCGCTTGGCGGTGCTGAGTTACCACAGCTTGGAGGACCGCCGGGTGAAACGGGCCATCAGCGCCTGGGCCGACCCCTGCACCTGTCCGCCCGAGATCGCGGTGTGCCTCTGCGGCAAGAAGCCTCTTTTTAAGCCCCTGGGCAAGCTGGGCCGCCCCGGCGAGGAAGAGGTGGCCTCCAACCCCCGGGCCCGCTCGGCTCGTCTGCGCGCGGCGGTTCGCACGGAGGCCACGGCATGA
- the mraZ gene encoding division/cell wall cluster transcriptional repressor MraZ — protein sequence MFTGWSVHNLDAKGRVAVPALFRDVLKAKRDERVVITTSHRCLVAYPVEEWRAIADKIGRQSQVDPRVLAFRRYFISGATECTLDKQGRILIPQPLRELAGLEGQVMLVGMQSTFELWDKDRWFEERDRIQENFSDLSSFMAELGI from the coding sequence GTGTTCACGGGTTGGTCGGTGCACAATCTCGATGCCAAGGGACGGGTGGCTGTGCCCGCCTTGTTTCGCGATGTGCTAAAAGCCAAGCGCGACGAGCGGGTGGTCATCACCACCTCGCACCGCTGCCTTGTGGCCTACCCCGTGGAGGAATGGCGAGCCATCGCCGATAAGATCGGGCGGCAGTCTCAGGTCGACCCCCGCGTGTTGGCCTTCCGCCGCTACTTTATCAGCGGCGCCACCGAATGCACCCTGGACAAGCAGGGCCGTATCCTCATCCCCCAGCCCCTGCGCGAGCTCGCCGGGCTGGAGGGGCAGGTAATGCTGGTCGGCATGCAGAGCACCTTCGAGCTCTGGGACAAGGACCGCTGGTTCGAGGAACGGGACCGCATCCAAGAGAATTTCAGCGACCTCAGCTCGTTCATGGCCGAGCTGGGGATCTAG
- a CDS encoding HU family DNA-binding protein: MAKKPATKADMIDKIAKDAGISKVAAKQALESFVDFATKEVKVGRPFRVAGLGTFQQKKSKARKGVNPATGEPIKIKASKRMVFKPSSAVKDLLNPKKK, translated from the coding sequence ATGGCTAAGAAACCTGCCACTAAGGCGGACATGATCGACAAGATCGCAAAGGACGCCGGAATTTCCAAAGTCGCCGCCAAGCAAGCCCTGGAGTCCTTCGTCGACTTCGCCACGAAAGAGGTGAAGGTGGGAAGGCCCTTCCGGGTGGCCGGCCTTGGCACTTTCCAGCAGAAGAAGAGCAAGGCGCGCAAGGGCGTGAACCCCGCCACGGGTGAGCCCATCAAGATCAAGGCCAGCAAGCGCATGGTCTTCAAGCCCAGCTCGGCGGTGAAGGATCTTCTGAACCCCAAGAAGAAGTAA
- a CDS encoding type I restriction enzyme HsdR N-terminal domain-containing protein encodes MSAPLDLITGLPLTSSEDEPVRQKVEALLLELGYTREEIAVDASRGLGPDYDHLLVVADLLVSREGRAAMVLRCARGSIVTREKETIACARLIAPRWAPLAVAVNGHDAELMDTASGEVMATGLAAIPSPESLDRLLASRPPTSPSAKQAAQAARVYTAYSQFHCENFCR; translated from the coding sequence ATGAGCGCACCCCTGGACCTTATAACCGGGCTCCCCCTTACATCCAGCGAAGACGAACCGGTGCGCCAGAAGGTGGAGGCCCTGCTCCTGGAGCTGGGCTACACCCGCGAGGAGATCGCGGTGGACGCCAGCCGGGGCCTGGGCCCGGACTACGATCATTTGCTGGTGGTGGCCGATTTGCTGGTGAGCCGGGAGGGCCGCGCGGCCATGGTTCTGCGCTGCGCCCGGGGCTCCATCGTCACCCGCGAAAAAGAGACCATCGCCTGCGCCCGCCTCATCGCGCCGCGCTGGGCCCCCTTGGCCGTAGCGGTCAACGGACACGATGCCGAGCTCATGGACACGGCCAGCGGCGAGGTGATGGCCACCGGCCTGGCGGCCATCCCCTCCCCCGAGTCCCTGGACCGGCTCTTGGCCAGCCGCCCGCCCACCAGCCCCAGCGCCAAGCAGGCGGCCCAGGCGGCCAGGGTCTACACGGCCTACAGCCAGTTCCACTGCGAAAACTTCTGCCGCTGA
- a CDS encoding GNAT family N-acetyltransferase — MPRIVTAGPERHPELLALWEASVRTTHHFLGEEDIVRLKPLILESYFNAVELCCLVDEQDRALGFLGTAQGKIEMLFIAPEQLGRGLGRLLAAHATEELGAVRVDVNEQNPQALGFYEHLGFRVVGRSPLDGEGRPFPLLHLELRRV, encoded by the coding sequence ATGCCCCGGATCGTAACCGCCGGGCCAGAACGCCACCCCGAGCTGCTCGCGCTCTGGGAGGCCTCGGTGCGCACCACCCACCACTTCCTGGGCGAGGAGGACATCGTCCGCCTGAAGCCCCTGATCCTGGAAAGCTACTTCAACGCGGTGGAGCTATGTTGCCTGGTGGATGAACAAGACCGGGCCCTGGGCTTTTTGGGCACCGCCCAGGGCAAGATCGAAATGCTCTTCATCGCCCCCGAGCAGCTGGGCCGGGGACTGGGCAGGCTGCTGGCGGCCCACGCCACCGAAGAGCTGGGCGCCGTCCGGGTGGACGTAAATGAGCAGAACCCCCAGGCGCTGGGCTTTTACGAGCACCTGGGTTTCCGGGTGGTGGGGCGCTCGCCCCTGGACGGCGAGGGACGGCCCTTTCCCTTGCTGCACCTGGAGCTGCGGCGGGTTTAG
- a CDS encoding GNAT family N-acetyltransferase, which produces MPIIALSGEQAAARPEGASLAAAATRGGQWPPRPGDRVLALEENGAWTWLAAWRELAFDSEVFGLPLGQAGLLHAEAWPRDEARAQGAQLIGRLLREARNEGLAGLSCRVGDDDFLAAQALETAGGILADVSVAWEASLAGLAAPPALPGGLVLRPWQEADRAGLKALAASAFCDREAYADRFALDPRLSPGCPELYARWMANSLGGEQADQVLVLVGDDLAGFITLKRPGDDGAGWVVLNAVAPEKRGQGLYNLLLAHGLAWLAQEGASVARVRTKTSQRAVIRAWSRLGARPLAGDLTFHLWLDEV; this is translated from the coding sequence ATGCCCATCATCGCCCTGAGCGGGGAACAAGCCGCCGCCCGGCCCGAAGGGGCCTCGCTGGCCGCCGCCGCGACCCGGGGCGGGCAGTGGCCGCCGCGCCCGGGCGACCGGGTGCTGGCCCTGGAAGAAAACGGCGCCTGGACCTGGCTGGCCGCCTGGCGCGAGCTGGCCTTTGACAGCGAGGTCTTCGGCCTGCCCCTGGGGCAAGCCGGGCTGCTGCACGCCGAGGCCTGGCCCCGGGACGAGGCCCGCGCCCAGGGCGCGCAATTGATCGGCCGCCTGCTCCGGGAGGCCCGCAATGAAGGCCTGGCCGGGCTGAGCTGCCGGGTGGGCGACGACGACTTTTTGGCCGCCCAGGCCCTGGAAACGGCCGGAGGCATCCTGGCCGACGTAAGCGTGGCCTGGGAGGCGAGCCTGGCCGGGCTGGCCGCGCCGCCCGCGTTGCCCGGCGGCTTGGTGCTGCGCCCCTGGCAGGAGGCCGACCGCGCCGGGCTGAAGGCCCTGGCGGCCTCGGCCTTTTGCGACCGGGAGGCCTATGCCGACCGCTTCGCCCTGGACCCGCGCCTGAGCCCCGGCTGCCCGGAGCTCTACGCCCGCTGGATGGCCAACAGCCTCGGCGGCGAGCAGGCAGACCAGGTGCTGGTTTTGGTTGGTGACGATCTGGCCGGTTTCATCACCCTAAAGCGCCCCGGCGACGACGGGGCCGGTTGGGTGGTGCTAAACGCCGTGGCCCCGGAAAAACGGGGCCAGGGCCTGTATAATTTGCTTTTGGCCCACGGCCTGGCCTGGCTGGCTCAAGAGGGCGCCTCGGTTGCCCGGGTGCGCACCAAGACCAGCCAGCGGGCGGTGATAAGGGCCTGGAGCCGCCTGGGGGCCCGGCCCCTGGCTGGTGATTTAACCTTCCACCTCTGGTTGGACGAGGTTTAG
- a CDS encoding NAD-dependent epimerase/dehydratase family protein, which produces MSRVLVTGGAGSIGSYICEVMVQRGHEVIALDNGPSRKVEHLFDSGRFKFVQDSVLSKEVVDHLVDRVDIVVHLAAIADPKRYVTEPLNVLNVNLKGSLGLLEAAARGGKKFVFASTSEVLGRNPNVPWNEEADRVLGPPSINRWCYSTGKALVEHYLYAYGQQEGLPFVIMRFFNVYGPRCDDLGQGRVIPIFLERFLSGEPVVIHGDGKQTRCFTFIEDTAQAVVELSLNDAAVGSCFNIGSDVETSILELAEAMKRVGGFDNELVFKPHLEVFGPSYEDIPRRIPDVSRIEKVIGWKATTPLDEGLSRTIEFYRKPC; this is translated from the coding sequence ATGTCGCGCGTATTGGTGACTGGCGGTGCCGGCTCCATCGGATCCTATATCTGCGAGGTCATGGTCCAGCGGGGCCACGAGGTCATCGCCCTGGACAACGGACCCTCCCGCAAGGTGGAGCACCTGTTCGACTCGGGCCGCTTCAAGTTCGTGCAGGACTCGGTGCTCTCCAAGGAGGTGGTGGACCATCTGGTGGACCGGGTGGACATCGTGGTGCACCTGGCGGCCATCGCCGACCCCAAGCGCTACGTCACCGAGCCCCTGAACGTGCTCAACGTGAACCTCAAGGGCTCGCTGGGCCTCTTGGAGGCCGCGGCGCGCGGCGGCAAGAAGTTCGTCTTCGCCTCCACCAGCGAGGTGTTGGGCCGCAACCCCAACGTGCCCTGGAACGAGGAGGCCGACCGCGTCTTGGGCCCGCCCTCCATCAACCGCTGGTGCTACTCCACGGGCAAGGCCCTGGTGGAGCACTACCTCTACGCCTACGGCCAGCAGGAGGGCCTGCCCTTCGTCATCATGCGCTTCTTCAACGTCTACGGCCCGCGCTGCGACGACCTGGGCCAGGGGCGCGTGATCCCCATCTTCCTGGAGCGCTTCCTCTCCGGCGAGCCGGTGGTCATCCACGGCGACGGCAAGCAGACCCGCTGCTTCACCTTCATCGAGGACACCGCCCAGGCCGTGGTGGAGCTTTCGCTCAACGACGCGGCGGTGGGCTCGTGCTTCAACATCGGCTCGGACGTGGAGACCAGCATCCTTGAGCTGGCCGAGGCCATGAAACGGGTAGGCGGCTTCGACAACGAGCTGGTGTTCAAACCCCACCTGGAGGTCTTCGGCCCGTCCTACGAGGACATCCCCCGGCGCATTCCGGACGTGAGCCGCATCGAGAAGGTGATCGGCTGGAAGGCCACCACTCCCCTGGACGAGGGCCTGAGCCGCACCATCGAGTTCTACCGCAAGCCCTGCTAG
- the yedF gene encoding sulfurtransferase-like selenium metabolism protein YedF, whose translation MLDCKGLACPQPVIRTKELIESEAPDSIEVLVDNEAASQNVSRFMGTQGYEATVSRQGAEWLISGQRDPDKAAQDIPPEVFTCSPEDARQLVFIRSNTMGRGDDKLGTGLMKNFILTLKEMGPALWRILFVNSGVKLCCEGSESLEALKELQESGVSILVCGTCLDFFGLLEKKQVGETTNMLDIVTSLQVAGKVITI comes from the coding sequence ATGCTCGATTGCAAGGGATTGGCTTGTCCGCAGCCAGTGATACGGACCAAGGAGCTTATCGAGAGCGAGGCTCCGGACAGCATCGAGGTGCTGGTGGACAACGAAGCGGCCAGCCAGAACGTGAGCCGCTTCATGGGCACCCAGGGCTATGAGGCCACGGTGAGCCGCCAGGGGGCCGAATGGCTGATCAGCGGCCAGCGCGACCCCGACAAGGCCGCCCAGGACATACCGCCCGAGGTGTTCACCTGCTCCCCCGAGGACGCCCGCCAGCTGGTGTTCATCCGCTCCAACACCATGGGGCGCGGCGACGACAAGCTGGGCACCGGCCTGATGAAGAACTTCATCCTCACCCTCAAGGAGATGGGCCCGGCCCTGTGGCGGATTTTGTTCGTCAACTCCGGGGTGAAGCTCTGCTGCGAAGGCTCCGAGAGCCTCGAGGCGCTCAAGGAGCTGCAAGAGTCCGGCGTGAGCATCCTGGTCTGCGGCACCTGCCTGGATTTCTTCGGCCTGCTGGAGAAGAAACAGGTGGGCGAGACCACCAACATGCTCGACATCGTGACCTCGCTCCAGGTGGCCGGCAAGGTCATCACGATCTAG
- a CDS encoding methyltransferase domain-containing protein: MSKREWKAEDFMRLASGYWPTAALHAGVQTGLLPELSRGPATAEELAARLGLDADATQRLAGSLAALGVLSAEGDTFRLHPDLVPFLDPDGPRSLVNYAHHMADMMATWAQLADCVRTGKPVEREELPDSKESPGRTHFYLAMRDIARGQAPGLAERLGLKAGQSLLDLGGGPGVYAHTFAEETPGLQAAVFDLPGARQAFDEEASRHPHGGEVGFITGDYRQDPLGGPYDVIWISQVLHGDGYDNCQALIDKAAAALKSGGVLWVQEFYVGPEGPKHPWPALFSLNMLLNTPEGRSYTVAEVCGFMEQAGLIACEYAGPTKEGSPAALVKGIKP; this comes from the coding sequence ATGAGCAAACGGGAATGGAAGGCCGAGGATTTCATGCGCCTGGCCAGCGGCTATTGGCCCACCGCGGCCCTGCACGCCGGGGTGCAAACCGGGCTGCTGCCCGAACTGAGCCGGGGACCGGCCACGGCCGAGGAGCTGGCCGCCCGCCTGGGCCTGGATGCCGACGCAACCCAGCGCCTGGCCGGGTCCCTGGCGGCCCTGGGGGTGCTCTCGGCCGAGGGCGACACCTTTCGCCTGCACCCGGACCTGGTTCCCTTCCTGGACCCGGACGGGCCCCGCAGCCTGGTCAACTACGCCCACCACATGGCCGACATGATGGCCACCTGGGCCCAGCTGGCCGATTGCGTGCGGACCGGCAAGCCGGTGGAGCGCGAGGAGCTGCCCGATTCCAAGGAGTCGCCCGGCCGCACTCACTTCTACCTGGCCATGCGCGACATCGCGCGGGGACAGGCGCCGGGCCTGGCTGAGCGCCTTGGCCTTAAAGCGGGCCAGAGCCTCCTGGACCTCGGCGGCGGGCCGGGAGTCTATGCCCACACCTTTGCCGAGGAGACCCCGGGCCTCCAGGCGGCGGTGTTCGACCTGCCCGGCGCCCGGCAGGCCTTCGATGAGGAGGCTTCCCGCCACCCTCATGGCGGCGAGGTGGGCTTCATCACCGGCGACTACCGCCAGGACCCCCTGGGCGGGCCCTACGACGTGATCTGGATCAGCCAGGTGCTGCACGGCGACGGCTACGACAACTGCCAGGCGCTGATCGACAAAGCGGCGGCGGCGCTAAAGTCCGGCGGCGTGCTTTGGGTGCAGGAGTTCTACGTGGGCCCCGAGGGCCCCAAGCACCCCTGGCCTGCTCTGTTCAGCCTGAACATGCTCCTCAACACCCCCGAGGGCCGCAGCTACACCGTGGCCGAGGTCTGCGGCTTCATGGAACAGGCGGGCCTCATTGCCTGCGAGTACGCCGGCCCCACCAAGGAGGGGAGCCCGGCGGCGCTGGTCAAAGGCATCAAGCCCTAA
- a CDS encoding DUF401 family protein yields MIQILNPLLWPALVKVLAVFALVVTVSRLKLHLGLCLALGGLLLGLGMGLGPAQTAVAAGKALIAPVSLRLALAVALMLVLSHLMKESGQLERIVATFGKLVSSPRATAAVMPAIIGLLPMPGGALFSAPMVEASCPANGAGGKQGALLSSVNYWFRHHGEYWWPMYPGIILAISLLGVGTISFMLVMLPIALVHLASGVWLLLRRLPEPPQADHRAAGSLGAFLKELAPILVMIAVVILVSGLESLWPAPGPPWPGGAPLISGLVAALVAAALANRTPPAKVLAMFARREVLSLLGLVVGIMIFQGLMKSSGAVGAIQGELNHYGIPPLVMVALLPFISGLVIGVGVGYVAASLPVVVPLISHYTGTHYLAHGMLAFASGFFGMMLSPLHLCFLLSRDYFKCTLSACYPYLYGPIAVTAGFMVVWFLILR; encoded by the coding sequence ATGATCCAAATACTCAATCCGCTGCTTTGGCCGGCCCTGGTCAAGGTCCTGGCCGTATTCGCCCTGGTGGTCACGGTAAGCCGCCTGAAACTGCACTTGGGGCTGTGCCTGGCCCTGGGGGGCCTGCTCCTGGGCCTGGGCATGGGCCTGGGCCCGGCCCAGACCGCCGTCGCGGCGGGCAAGGCCCTCATCGCGCCGGTGAGCCTGCGCCTGGCCCTGGCCGTGGCCCTCATGCTGGTGCTCAGCCATCTTATGAAGGAGTCGGGCCAACTGGAGCGCATCGTGGCCACCTTCGGCAAGCTGGTCAGCTCGCCCCGGGCCACGGCGGCAGTGATGCCCGCCATCATCGGCCTGCTGCCCATGCCCGGCGGGGCCCTGTTCTCCGCGCCCATGGTGGAGGCCTCCTGCCCGGCCAACGGCGCGGGCGGCAAACAGGGCGCGCTGCTCAGCTCGGTGAACTACTGGTTCCGCCACCACGGCGAGTACTGGTGGCCCATGTATCCGGGCATCATCCTGGCCATCAGCCTGTTGGGGGTGGGCACCATCTCCTTCATGCTGGTCATGCTGCCCATCGCCCTGGTGCACCTGGCCAGCGGGGTGTGGCTCCTGCTGCGCCGCCTGCCCGAGCCGCCCCAGGCAGACCACCGCGCGGCGGGCTCCCTGGGCGCTTTCCTAAAAGAGCTGGCTCCCATCCTGGTGATGATCGCGGTGGTGATCCTGGTCAGCGGGCTGGAGAGCCTGTGGCCCGCGCCCGGCCCGCCCTGGCCCGGGGGAGCCCCGCTGATCAGCGGCCTGGTGGCAGCGCTGGTGGCCGCCGCCCTGGCCAACCGCACCCCGCCCGCCAAGGTGCTGGCCATGTTCGCCCGCCGCGAGGTGCTCAGCCTGCTGGGCCTGGTGGTGGGCATCATGATCTTTCAGGGCCTGATGAAAAGCTCTGGCGCGGTGGGGGCCATCCAGGGCGAGCTGAACCATTACGGCATCCCGCCCCTGGTCATGGTGGCCCTTTTGCCCTTTATCAGCGGCCTGGTCATTGGGGTGGGGGTGGGCTATGTGGCCGCCAGCCTGCCGGTGGTGGTGCCCCTGATCAGCCACTACACCGGCACCCACTATTTGGCCCACGGCATGTTGGCCTTCGCCTCGGGCTTCTTCGGCATGATGCTCTCGCCCCTGCACTTGTGCTTCCTGCTTTCCCGCGACTACTTCAAATGCACCCTCAGCGCCTGCTACCCTTATCTGTATGGTCCCATTGCGGTGACCGCCGGGTTCATGGTGGTGTGGTTTCTGATCCTTCGCTAA